A genome region from Arachis duranensis cultivar V14167 chromosome 6, aradu.V14167.gnm2.J7QH, whole genome shotgun sequence includes the following:
- the LOC110272606 gene encoding uncharacterized protein LOC110272606, with amino-acid sequence MNDKAINFIHCALNEHDYMKISTCETAKEIWDKLQITYEGADHVKESKVFMLVHEWENFKMKDEESIEEALERLSKIFNNLSMLGTKYNDKQIVTKVLTSLTPKWNSKVNAIVEGRLYDQLTFDQLRGNLLTYKMTMLNRQKGEESKKKSLALKTTSLQEESDDNEEEGDEEFALLLKRFNKFAMKKNFKSKTKVPKCY; translated from the coding sequence ATGAATGATAAAGCCATCAACTTCATTCATTGTGCACTTAACGAGCATGATTATATGAAGATCTCTACATGTGAAACCGCTAAAGAGATTTGGGAtaaactccaaatcacttacgaAGGAGCCGACCACGTTAAAGAATCAAAGGTATTCATGTTGGTTCATGAATGGgaaaatttcaaaatgaaaGATGAAGAGAGCATTGAAGAAGCTCTTGAAAGACTCTCCAAGATCTTCAACAATCTAAGCATGCTTGGTACAAAATACAATGATAAACAAATTGTGACCAAGGTGCTTACAAGCCTTACACCAAAATGGAACTCCAAAGTGAACGCCATTGTGGAAGGAAGGCTCTATGATCAACTTACTTTTGATCAACTGCGAGGAAATCTTCTCACCTATAAAATGACTATGCTAAATAGACAAAAAGGTGAAGAAAGCAAGAAGAAGAGTCTCGCCCTTAAAACAACATCACTGCAAGAAGAAAGTGatgataatgaagaagaaggagatgaaGAATTTGCACTTTTGTTGAAAAGATTCAATAAGTTTGCAATGAAGAAAAACTTCAAGAGCAAAACAAAGGTACCAAAATGCTATTAG